One Strix uralensis isolate ZFMK-TIS-50842 unplaced genomic scaffold, bStrUra1 scaffold_377, whole genome shotgun sequence genomic window carries:
- the LOC141938855 gene encoding RNA-binding protein 4B isoform X4, translating to MVKLFIGNLPREATEQEIRSLFEQYGKVLECDIIKNYGFVHIEDKTAAEDAIRNLHHHKLHGVCINVEASKNKSKASTKLHVGNISPACTNLELRAKFEEYGPVIECDIVKDYAFVHMERAEDAVEAIRGLDNTEFQGWARW from the coding sequence ATGGTGAAGCTGTTCATCGGGAACCTGCCGCGGGAGGCGACGGAGCAGGAGATCCGCTCCCTGTTCGAGCAGTACGGGAAGGTGCTGGAGTGCGACATCATCAAGAACTACGGCTTCGTGCACATCGAGGACAAGACGGCGGCCGAGGACGCCATCCGCAACCTGCACCACCACAAGCTGCACGGCGTCTGCATCAACGTGGAGGCCTCCAAGAACAAGAGCAAAGCCTCCACCAAGCTGCACGTGGGCAACATCAGCCCCGCCTGCACCAACCTGGAGCTGCGGGCCAAGTTCGAGGAGTACGGCCCCGTCATCGAGTGCGACATCGTCAAGGATTACGCCTTCGTGCACATGGAGCGGGCGGAGGACGCGGTGGAGGCCATCCGCGGGCTGGACAACACCGAGTTCCAAG
- the LOC141938855 gene encoding RNA-binding protein 4B isoform X2 encodes MVKLFIGNLPREATEQEIRSLFEQYGKVLECDIIKNYGFVHIEDKTAAEDAIRNLHHHKLHGVCINVEASKNKSKASTKLHVGNISPACTNLELRAKFEEYGPVIECDIVKDYAFVHMERAEDAVEAIRGLDNTEFQARPPRRRIPTAKSQLLCRRPPRLVLPGRSSGSRRRGVKPGHLPPL; translated from the exons ATGGTGAAGCTGTTCATCGGGAACCTGCCGCGGGAGGCGACGGAGCAGGAGATCCGCTCCCTGTTCGAGCAGTACGGGAAGGTGCTGGAGTGCGACATCATCAAGAACTACGGCTTCGTGCACATCGAGGACAAGACGGCGGCCGAGGACGCCATCCGCAACCTGCACCACCACAAGCTGCACGGCGTCTGCATCAACGTGGAGGCCTCCAAGAACAAGAGCAAAGCCTCCACCAAGCTGCACGTGGGCAACATCAGCCCCGCCTGCACCAACCTGGAGCTGCGGGCCAAGTTCGAGGAGTACGGCCCCGTCATCGAGTGCGACATCGTCAAGGATTACGCCTTCGTGCACATGGAGCGGGCGGAGGACGCGGTGGAGGCCATCCGCGGGCTGGACAACACCGAGTTCCAAG CACGGCCGCCCCGCAGGAGGATCCCGACGGCGAAGTCCCAACTCTTGTGCCGACGGCCGCCGCGCCTGGTCCTGCCGGGCCGGAGCAGCGGGTCCCGCCGGCGCGGCGTGAAGCCAGGCCACCTCCCGCCCCTGTAG
- the LOC141938855 gene encoding RNA-binding protein 4B isoform X3, producing the protein MVKLFIGNLPREATEQEIRSLFEQYGKVLECDIIKNYGFVHIEDKTAAEDAIRNLHHHKLHGVCINVEASKNKSKASTKLHVGNISPACTNLELRAKFEEYGPVIECDIVKDYAFVHMERAEDAVEAIRGLDNTEFQGGSRRRSPNSCADGRRAWSCRAGAAGPAGAA; encoded by the exons ATGGTGAAGCTGTTCATCGGGAACCTGCCGCGGGAGGCGACGGAGCAGGAGATCCGCTCCCTGTTCGAGCAGTACGGGAAGGTGCTGGAGTGCGACATCATCAAGAACTACGGCTTCGTGCACATCGAGGACAAGACGGCGGCCGAGGACGCCATCCGCAACCTGCACCACCACAAGCTGCACGGCGTCTGCATCAACGTGGAGGCCTCCAAGAACAAGAGCAAAGCCTCCACCAAGCTGCACGTGGGCAACATCAGCCCCGCCTGCACCAACCTGGAGCTGCGGGCCAAGTTCGAGGAGTACGGCCCCGTCATCGAGTGCGACATCGTCAAGGATTACGCCTTCGTGCACATGGAGCGGGCGGAGGACGCGGTGGAGGCCATCCGCGGGCTGGACAACACCGAGTTCCAAG GAGGATCCCGACGGCGAAGTCCCAACTCTTGTGCCGACGGCCGCCGCGCCTGGTCCTGCCGGGCCGGAGCAGCGGGTCCCGCCGGCGCGGCGTGA